In the genome of Neorhizobium sp. NCHU2750, one region contains:
- the virG gene encoding two-component system response regulator VirG — protein sequence MAGQDPRLRGEPLKHVLVIDDDVAMRHLIVEYLTIHAFKVTAVADSKQFNRVLCSETVDVVVVDLNLGREDGLEIVRSLATKSDVPIIIISGARLEEADKVIALELGATDFIAKPFGTREFLARIRVALRVRPSVARTKDRRSFSFADWTLNLRRRRLISEEGSEVKLTAGEFNLLVAFLEKPRDVLSREQLLIASRVREEEVYDRSIDVLILRLRRKLEGDPTTPQLIKTARGAGYFFDADVDVSYGGVMAA from the coding sequence ATGGCTGGCCAGGATCCTAGATTGAGAGGTGAACCGTTGAAACACGTTCTTGTCATCGATGACGATGTCGCTATGCGGCATCTTATAGTCGAGTATCTTACGATCCATGCCTTTAAGGTGACTGCGGTAGCCGACAGCAAGCAGTTCAATCGTGTACTCTGCTCCGAGACGGTCGATGTCGTGGTCGTCGATCTTAATTTGGGTCGCGAAGATGGGCTTGAAATTGTTCGTAGTCTGGCCACGAAGTCCGATGTTCCAATCATAATTATTAGCGGCGCTCGCCTCGAAGAGGCGGACAAAGTTATTGCGCTCGAGTTGGGAGCAACCGATTTTATTGCCAAGCCTTTTGGGACGCGGGAATTTCTGGCGCGCATCCGTGTTGCGTTACGCGTGCGGCCCAGTGTCGCGCGAACCAAAGATCGACGCTCATTTAGTTTCGCTGACTGGACACTTAATCTCAGGCGACGCCGCTTGATTTCGGAAGAGGGCAGTGAGGTGAAACTCACGGCAGGTGAGTTTAATCTCCTGGTTGCTTTCCTGGAGAAGCCGCGCGACGTCCTATCCCGGGAGCAGCTTCTGATCGCCAGTCGGGTACGCGAGGAGGAGGTGTATGACAGAAGTATTGATGTCCTCATTTTGCGGCTGCGCCGGAAGCTTGAGGGGGATCCGACGACCCCTCAGTTGATCAAGACTGCAAGAGGTGCTGGCTATTTCTTTGACGCTGACGTGGATGTTTCGTACGGGGGTGTGATGGCGGCCTGA
- a CDS encoding conjugal transfer ATPase VirC1 encodes MKLLTFCSFKGGAGKTTALMGLCAAFASDGKRLALFDADENRPLTRWKENALRSNTWGSFCEVYAAEEMALLEAAYEDAELQGFDYALADTHGGSSELNNTIIASSNLLLIPTMLTPLDIDEALSTYRYVIELLLSENLAIPTAVLRQRVPVGRLTTSQRAMSDMLASLPVVQSPMHERDAFAAMKERGMLHLTLLNMRTDPTMRLLERNLRIAMEELVTISKLVSEALEG; translated from the coding sequence ATGAAACTTCTGACATTTTGCTCCTTCAAGGGAGGAGCCGGCAAAACCACGGCACTCATGGGTCTTTGCGCCGCCTTTGCAAGTGACGGCAAACGATTGGCTCTCTTCGACGCTGATGAAAACCGACCACTAACGCGATGGAAAGAAAACGCCCTTCGCAGCAATACCTGGGGCTCCTTCTGCGAAGTCTACGCCGCCGAGGAAATGGCACTCCTTGAGGCGGCCTATGAGGACGCCGAACTCCAGGGATTTGATTATGCGCTGGCCGATACGCATGGTGGTTCGAGCGAACTCAACAACACGATCATTGCCAGCTCAAACCTGCTTCTGATCCCGACCATGTTAACTCCGCTCGATATCGATGAAGCATTGTCGACCTACCGCTATGTCATTGAACTGCTGCTGAGCGAGAACTTGGCAATTCCGACAGCCGTATTGCGCCAACGCGTGCCGGTTGGTCGATTGACCACATCGCAGCGCGCGATGTCGGACATGCTCGCAAGCCTTCCAGTTGTACAGTCTCCCATGCACGAGAGAGACGCATTTGCCGCGATGAAGGAACGTGGCATGTTGCATCTCACATTGCTGAATATGAGAACCGATCCGACAATGCGCCTCCTCGAACGGAATCTCAGAATCGCCATGGAGGAACTCGTCACTATCTCCAAATTGGTTAGCGAAGCCTTGGAGGGGTGA
- the virD1 gene encoding T-DNA border endonuclease subunit VirD1 produces the protein MSQGSRPTSSDIAVNQRECVKVEGFKVVSTRLRSAEYESFSHQARLLGLSDSMAIRVAVRRIGGFLEIDAETRHRMEAILQSIGTLSSNIAALLSAYAENPTMDLEALRAERIAFGKSFADLDGLLRSILSVSRRRIDGCSLLKDAL, from the coding sequence ATGTCGCAAGGCAGTAGGCCCACCTCAAGTGACATTGCCGTCAACCAGCGCGAATGCGTGAAGGTTGAAGGCTTCAAGGTCGTCAGTACCCGATTAAGATCGGCCGAATATGAGAGTTTTTCTCATCAGGCACGCTTGCTGGGCCTCTCCGACAGCATGGCCATACGGGTTGCGGTGCGCCGCATTGGTGGCTTTCTTGAAATCGACGCAGAGACTCGTCATAGGATGGAGGCCATACTACAATCCATAGGAACACTCTCAAGCAACATTGCCGCGCTGCTATCTGCCTATGCCGAAAATCCGACAATGGATTTGGAGGCTTTGCGAGCTGAACGTATCGCCTTCGGTAAATCTTTCGCTGACCTCGACGGCTTGCTCCGTTCCATTTTGTCCGTATCACGGCGGCGGATCGACGGTTGCTCGCTGCTGAAAGACGCCTTGTAG
- a CDS encoding conjugal transfer protein VirC2: MGIRKPALSVGEARRLAAARPEIVHPSLPVATQNSTLPQPPENLDEEDRRPAPATAKRCHSSDQQSMLTVDALSSTTAPGKIQVFLSARPPAPEVSKIYDNLILQYSPSKSLQMILRRALGDFENMLADGSFRAAPKSYPIPHTAFEKSIIVQTSRMFPVSLIEVARNHFDPLGLETARAFGHKLATAALACFFAREKATNS, encoded by the coding sequence ATGGGAATTCGCAAACCCGCTTTGTCTGTCGGGGAGGCCAGGCGGCTTGCCGCCGCTCGACCCGAAATCGTCCATCCTTCTTTGCCTGTTGCCACCCAAAACTCGACCCTGCCGCAGCCGCCTGAAAATCTCGACGAGGAAGATCGACGACCTGCCCCAGCCACCGCCAAGCGTTGTCACAGCTCTGATCAGCAATCGATGCTGACCGTGGATGCTTTGAGTTCGACGACAGCGCCAGGAAAGATCCAGGTCTTCCTTTCAGCGCGCCCGCCCGCGCCTGAAGTATCGAAGATATATGACAACCTGATCCTGCAATACAGTCCTTCCAAGTCGCTACAAATGATCTTGCGCCGTGCGCTTGGCGATTTTGAAAACATGCTGGCGGATGGATCGTTTCGTGCGGCTCCGAAGAGTTATCCGATCCCTCACACAGCTTTCGAAAAATCAATCATCGTTCAGACCTCCCGCATGTTCCCGGTCTCGCTAATAGAAGTCGCTCGCAATCACTTTGATCCATTGGGATTGGAGACCGCCCGGGCTTTTGGCCACAAGCTGGCTACCGCAGCGCTTGCATGTTTCTTTGCTCGGGAGAAGGCAACGAACAGCTGA